The nucleotide sequence GTTAACAGGTTCACTGGCTTTGAATTTGCATATGAAAAGATTATGGCTCATTTATTATTTAAGGccattttttcccttaattttatGATTCTTCCTACCCTTCAATATTTAACCTAAATACTTGAAGAAAGCATTTTCATCATCATAGCTATTTTGGTGTCTTGATTCTGCCTCATCCCTGTGATTGATAAACACAAAGAATATAGGGAGATTTTGAAGATTTTCATTtgcctcaaaaaagaaaatctttccatAAATCAGAATTTACTGAATTCTGAAAGAGGTATACCTTCTAAATGaaagttctcttttaaaattaataaaaaagaaaattatacatgcAGGAAAAAAAGTCCCAGCCTCTTACACTGAAgggaactttgttttgttccttgaaCCTCACAGCCTGATGTAGAATGAGGTTTCTTTAGCTTCACTTTGAACAGAGGATGATATCCCAAACATTAGAGACGCAGACACTGATTCAAACTGAATAGGTTTCCTTTGTCACTGACCTCTGTTTTTGTCACCTGAGTTCAAAATAGAGCCTTTTGTGAAATGTATGCTGTTTTGCTCATTGTCTGTGCTAGATGCTGTATGAGTCTCTTTATAGTTGTCAAATACTGCACTTGTCGTAACTCTAGGAAGctactattatcatccccattatCTCCATTTATAGCCAAGAAAAGGGAAGTGCGGGGAGGCGAAGTAACTTATCCAAGATCACGTAGCTAATAATGGCAGCTCTCTGCTTTAAGTCCAGATCTGTGAGAGGCCAAATCCAGGGTCTTTTCCATTGTACCTGCGGCTGCCTTATTTATGTCCCTTTATCTCTCCATGCCCtaactcctcttcctccctcttttgcCCCTTCTCCTGCAGGCCCGTGACCAAGGTGTAGACTAAGAGGTGGAGTCATGCTTCACACGACCATATCATGTTGGCATTGGCAGCCATTCCTGGGTCTGGCTGTGGTGGTAATCTTCATGGGGTCCACCATTGGCTGCCCTGCTCGCTGCGAGTGCTCTGCCCAGAACAAATCTGTTAGCTGCCACCGGAGGCGGCTGATCGCCATCCCAGAGGGCATTCCCATCGAGACCAAAATCTTGGACCTCAGCAAGAACAGACTGAAAAGCATCAACCCCGAAGAATTCATATCGTATCCTCTACTAGAGGAGATAGACCTAAGCGACAACATCATTGCCAATGTGGAGCCAGGAGCATTTAACAATCTCTTTAATCTGCGTTCCCTTCGCCTAAAAGGCAATCGCCTAAAATTGGTCCCTTTGGGGGTATTCACGGGGCTGTCCAACCTCACCAAGCTTGACATTAGTGAGAATAAGATTGTCATCTTACTGGACTACATGTTCCAGGATTTGCATAACCTGAAGTCTCTAGAAGTAGGGGACAATGacttggtttatatatcacacaGGGCCTTCAGTGGGCTGCTGAGCTTGGAGAAGCTCACCCTGGAGAAATGCAACCTAACAGCGGTACCAACAGAAGCCCTGTCCCACCTCCGCAGCCTCCTCAGCCTGCATCTGAAGCATCTCAGTATCAACAATATGCCCGTGTATGCCTTTAAAAGATTGTTCCACCTGAAACACCTAGAGATTGACTATTGGCCCTTACTAGATATGATGCCTGCCAATAGCCTCTACGGTCTCAACCTCACCTCTCTCTCGATCACCAATACCAACCTGTCCACTGTCCCCTTCCTTGCCTTTAAACACCTGGTGTATCTGACGCACCTTAACCTCTCCTACAATCCCATCAGCACTATTGAAGCAGGGATGTTCTCTGACCTGATCCGCCTTCAAGAGCTGCACATAGTAGGGGCCCAGCTCCGTACCATTGAGCCTCACTCCTTCCAAGGGCTCCGCTTCCTTCGTGTGCTCAATGTGTCTCAGAACCTACTGGAAACTTTGGAAGAGAATGTCTTCTCCTCCCCTAGGGCTTTGGAGGTCCTGAGCATTAACAACAACCCACTGGCCTGTGACTGCCGTCTGCTCTGGATCCTGCAGCGGCATCCCACACTGCAGTTCGGCGGCCAGCAGCCCATGTGTGCTGGCCCAGACACCAATCGTGAGAAGTCATTCAAGGATTTCCACAGCACTGCCCTCTCCTTTTACTTCACCTGCAAAAAACCCAAAATCCGTGAAAAGAAGTTGCAGCATCTGCTAGTGGATGAAGGACAGACAGTCCAGCTAGAATGCAATGCCGATGGAGACCCTCAGCCTGTGATTTCCTGGGTGACACCTCGGCGGCGTTTTATCACCACCAAGTCCAATGGAAGAGCCACGGTGTTGGGCGATGGCACCTTGGAAATCCGCTTTGCCCAGGATCAAGACAGTGGGATGTATGTTTGCATCGCTAGCAATGCTGCTGGGAATGACACCTTCACAGCCTCCTTAACTGTGAAAGGATTCACTTCAGACCGCTTCCTCTATGCGAACAGGACCCCTATGTACATGACCGACTCCAATGACACCATTTCCAATGGCACCAACGCCAATACTTTCTCCCTGGACCTTAAAACAATACTGGTATCTACAGCCATGGGCTGTTTCACATTCCTGGgagtggttttattttgttttctcctcctttttgtGTGGAGCCGAGGGAAAGGCAAGCACAAAAACAGCATTGACCTTGAATACGTGCCCCGAAAAAACAATGGTGCTGTTGTGGAAGGGGAGGTTGCTGGACCCAGGAGGTTCAATATGAAAATGATTTGAGGGTCTACCACTCACGCTATGGTTTCTGTGTCATTGTCGGTTACCAGTAGGACAGCCTGGCACAGTAAATTACAAGGTTAAAAAGGCAGCTTAGTACAGCTGCCCCTGTGTCAAAGCAGGGTCCACGGAAGCAGGAGGACTTCTTATGGAGACTTTCCACCTAAGGCAGGCAGGCATGTGTCAAAGCCCTTCACACAGTAAGATACTAATTGTTTGCATTGCAAATATTGGCATTCTGGGGATCTCAGTAATGAACCTGAACCTTTGGCTCATGCTCATGGatggttattcaacattttcTACCACtgcagaaacaaaagaaaaaattaaaaggaacaaCCTACAATGTAGgatttacatattaaaaagacACATTTGTCTAAAACGTACTCTACAAAAACAATTTGTATCTATGATTATTTGTTAAATCCTTGCATCATACCATATTGTTGATTCAACACcacaaagaaattaatatattctttattcttccctttttttttgaaacatatatactgtatatgtTTTAAAGCAATATGAATGAGAGGTTGTGCTTTTCGTTACTCACCACTATAGACCCAAGTGTGATTTCACCTTCCTTTACATGCAGATAACCCTGAGACTAGATCCCCGAGTTGTGGGAGGCGATATGTTAAAAGATGCGTTTGTCTCATATAGGATGCCAAGAAACAGGACCCAAGGCAAAACTGCTCAACTCTGTTAACTTCTGTT is from Rhinolophus sinicus isolate RSC01 linkage group LG04, ASM3656204v1, whole genome shotgun sequence and encodes:
- the LINGO2 gene encoding leucine-rich repeat and immunoglobulin-like domain-containing nogo receptor-interacting protein 2, with protein sequence MLHTTISCWHWQPFLGLAVVVIFMGSTIGCPARCECSAQNKSVSCHRRRLIAIPEGIPIETKILDLSKNRLKSINPEEFISYPLLEEIDLSDNIIANVEPGAFNNLFNLRSLRLKGNRLKLVPLGVFTGLSNLTKLDISENKIVILLDYMFQDLHNLKSLEVGDNDLVYISHRAFSGLLSLEKLTLEKCNLTAVPTEALSHLRSLLSLHLKHLSINNMPVYAFKRLFHLKHLEIDYWPLLDMMPANSLYGLNLTSLSITNTNLSTVPFLAFKHLVYLTHLNLSYNPISTIEAGMFSDLIRLQELHIVGAQLRTIEPHSFQGLRFLRVLNVSQNLLETLEENVFSSPRALEVLSINNNPLACDCRLLWILQRHPTLQFGGQQPMCAGPDTNREKSFKDFHSTALSFYFTCKKPKIREKKLQHLLVDEGQTVQLECNADGDPQPVISWVTPRRRFITTKSNGRATVLGDGTLEIRFAQDQDSGMYVCIASNAAGNDTFTASLTVKGFTSDRFLYANRTPMYMTDSNDTISNGTNANTFSLDLKTILVSTAMGCFTFLGVVLFCFLLLFVWSRGKGKHKNSIDLEYVPRKNNGAVVEGEVAGPRRFNMKMI